From a single Bryobacter aggregatus MPL3 genomic region:
- a CDS encoding glycosyltransferase family 2 protein: protein MSPKKISIVTPCFNEELNVGELHARVRAVMAQLPHYNWEHLFIDNASTDGTVEILRELAANEPRIKVIVNTRNFGPLRSPVYGLLQASGDAIILLFADLQDPPELLLEMIAEWARGTPVVLPIKESSDENRLMFWVRGLYYRTVRKLAQMETYDNFTGFGLFDRKVIDLVRSFNDPDPFFRGIISEIGLPHKKIAYNQKRRLRGFSKNNLYVLYDTAMLGITNVSKVPLRLFTFFGFACAGLSILSSLGYLIYKLIYWDRFSVGMAPVVIGFFFLTSVQLIFVGILSEYISAIHAQVLRRPLTVEKERINFETSDHPGFLTQDLQAISQATITPANPEVSVRTETAL from the coding sequence GTGAGCCCAAAGAAGATCAGCATCGTCACTCCCTGCTTCAACGAGGAACTGAATGTCGGCGAACTGCACGCTCGCGTCCGCGCGGTGATGGCGCAGTTGCCGCACTACAACTGGGAACATCTGTTCATTGACAATGCTTCTACCGATGGCACCGTCGAAATCCTGCGCGAGCTTGCCGCCAACGAGCCGCGCATCAAGGTCATCGTCAACACCCGCAACTTTGGTCCTTTGCGCTCCCCCGTCTACGGACTCCTCCAGGCCAGCGGCGACGCCATCATCCTCCTCTTCGCAGACCTGCAAGACCCACCGGAGTTACTCCTCGAGATGATCGCCGAGTGGGCCAGAGGCACTCCCGTCGTACTGCCCATCAAGGAAAGCAGCGATGAGAATCGCCTGATGTTCTGGGTACGCGGACTCTACTACCGCACCGTGCGCAAACTCGCACAGATGGAGACCTACGATAACTTCACTGGCTTCGGACTCTTCGACCGCAAAGTCATCGACCTCGTCCGCAGCTTCAATGATCCCGACCCCTTCTTTCGCGGCATCATCTCCGAAATCGGCCTGCCGCATAAGAAGATCGCTTACAACCAGAAGCGCCGGCTACGCGGCTTCAGCAAGAATAATCTCTATGTGCTCTATGACACCGCGATGCTCGGCATCACGAATGTCTCAAAGGTCCCACTTCGGCTCTTTACCTTCTTTGGATTTGCTTGCGCCGGTCTTAGCATCCTCAGTTCTCTCGGCTACCTCATCTACAAATTGATCTACTGGGATCGTTTCAGTGTCGGCATGGCGCCCGTAGTCATCGGCTTCTTCTTTCTCACTTCGGTGCAACTGATCTTTGTTGGCATACTCTCGGAGTACATTTCGGCCATCCACGCCCAAGTCCTCCGCCGCCCGCTGACGGTGGAGAAAGAGCGGATCAACTTCGAAACGTCCGACCATCCCGGGTTCCTCACCCAGGATCTCCAAGCAATCTCACAGGCAACGATCACGCCGGCCAATCCCGAAGTGTCCGTGCGGACCGAAACCGCTCTCTAG